In one window of Opitutus sp. GAS368 DNA:
- a CDS encoding rhomboid family intramembrane serine protease has product MSRMPRAVAALLILNIVLFAAGVLLPNGREQLVDTGALWYPANDHFGWWQLVTHMFLHGSLSHIFFNMFALVSFGSILEREWGAGRFLLFYFLCGVGAGLVQTGISWQEFHGLHARLVAAGLTPSAISDLLVHGGGQLPRDPAVKAVLVELYQIYATPMLGASGAIYGLLVAFGFLHPNAKLAMMFVPVPVAAKFFIPGLLLLDLFSGVTGFSLFGAGIAHFAHLGGALIGFLLMLLWRHRHAPDEPDPMTESKG; this is encoded by the coding sequence TCCTGCTGCCGAACGGTCGCGAACAGTTGGTCGATACCGGCGCGCTCTGGTATCCGGCCAACGATCACTTCGGCTGGTGGCAGCTGGTGACGCACATGTTCCTGCATGGGAGCCTGAGCCATATTTTCTTCAACATGTTCGCGCTCGTTTCCTTCGGCAGCATCCTGGAGCGGGAGTGGGGCGCGGGGCGCTTCCTGCTTTTCTACTTCCTCTGCGGCGTGGGGGCCGGGCTGGTCCAGACGGGGATCAGCTGGCAGGAGTTTCACGGCCTGCACGCCCGCCTGGTCGCGGCGGGACTGACGCCGTCCGCCATCAGTGATCTGTTGGTGCACGGAGGCGGCCAGCTGCCCCGGGATCCGGCGGTCAAGGCGGTGCTCGTCGAGCTCTACCAGATCTACGCCACGCCCATGCTCGGCGCCTCCGGGGCGATTTACGGACTGCTGGTGGCCTTTGGATTTCTCCATCCCAACGCCAAGCTGGCGATGATGTTCGTGCCGGTCCCGGTCGCGGCGAAGTTCTTCATTCCCGGTCTGCTGCTGCTCGATCTGTTCTCCGGCGTCACCGGGTTTTCCCTCTTCGGCGCCGGCATCGCCCATTTCGCCCATCTCGGCGGCGCTTTAATTGGCTTCCTGCTGATGTTGCTCTGGCGCCACCGCCACGCGCCGGACGAGCCCGATCCGATGACCGAAAGTAAAGGGTAA